A segment of the Panacibacter ginsenosidivorans genome:
TCTTCATGCAGTAATCTAACCAGCTCTGCTACATTATCAGGAGCAACTAATTTTACACCCGCTTTTGCCGGCGGCAATTCATAATTTGAAACTGTAGTTAATGCATTAATTGCAGCAGGCTCCACTACCTTTAATGGTTTCGTACGCGCAGACATAATACCACGCATATTGGGTATGCGCTGCTCCGCAACACCTTTCTGGCAACTAACTACAACAGGGAGCGCTACTTCACAAACTTCTTCACCACCTTCAATTTCGCGGCTTACTGTTGCAGTATTTCCACCAATATCAAACTTTGTAGCGAGTGATACATAAGGCATATCAAGCAACTCTGCAATCATACCACCTATGGAAGATCCGTTGTAATCAATTGTTTCTTTACCTGTAAAAATCAAATCATAAGCTCCTTGCTTTGCAACTTCCGAAATTTGAGCAGCTATATAATAACTATCGCTGCTTTCGGCATTAACACGAATAGCTTCATCACCACCAAGCGCTAAAGCTTTTCGTATTATAGGATCGCAATCTGCTCCTCCAACTGTAATAATATGCAGTGCAACAGAAGTATCTTTTTCTTTAAGTTCAATGGCCCTCACAAATGCATACCATTCATCGTAAGGGTTAATAATCCATTGCACTCCACTTTCGTCGAATTTTGTGTTTCCATCCTTAAAAGAAATTTTCGAAGTTGTATCTGGTGTTTTGCTTATGCAAACTAAAATCTTCATGGCAGAGATTTTATTTAAAAATATAAAAAATAGTTGTTTATGCAACTATTTGCAAATATAATATGTAAAGATTACTA
Coding sequences within it:
- a CDS encoding electron transfer flavoprotein subunit beta/FixA family protein, yielding MKILVCISKTPDTTSKISFKDGNTKFDESGVQWIINPYDEWYAFVRAIELKEKDTSVALHIITVGGADCDPIIRKALALGGDEAIRVNAESSDSYYIAAQISEVAKQGAYDLIFTGKETIDYNGSSIGGMIAELLDMPYVSLATKFDIGGNTATVSREIEGGEEVCEVALPVVVSCQKGVAEQRIPNMRGIMSARTKPLKVVEPAAINALTTVSNYELPPAKAGVKLVAPDNVAELVRLLHEEAKAI